TGCCCCGTTTGTTTGAAAAGGTGTATGCCCGAGTACAAGAACAGGTCGATGCAGGGACGCCTTTGCGACGCAAGATTTTCGATTGGGCAGTCCGGGTGGGGATGGAGCGGTATGAATACTATCTGCGCACTCCGATCGACGAGCTCCTGTTGGGGGGCGGCTTGCCTCCCAAATTGAAACTGCGTTGGAAGATTGCCGACCGTCTCGTCTACCGCAAGGTGAAAGAGCGTCTCGGCGGTCGGATCAGGGGGATGGTCTCAGGAGGAGCGCCGCTGAACCCGGAGATCGCCCAATTCTTCTGGGCGATCAACCTACCGGTATTGGAAGGGTATGGTATGACGGAGACAGCTCCGGTGATCGCGACCAATCCGATGGTTCGAACGAAGATTGGTACGGTAGGAAAACCGCTGCCCAACGTGGAGATACGCATCGCTGACGATGGGGAAGTGCTGGTCAGGGGGCCCAACGTGATGCAGGGATACTATAAAAACCCGGAAGCCACCAAGGAACAGATTCGGGACGGATGGTTGCACACGGGGGATCTGGGAGAACTGGACGAGGATGGGTACCTGAAAATCATCGATCGCAAGAAAAACCTGATCATCCTGTCCACCGGAAAAAACCTCGCTCCTCAACCCATCGAAAACGCTATCAACAATAGTCCCTACATCGCCCAGTCCGTCCTAATCGGCCACGGACGCAAATACGTAATCGCCTTGGTGGTGCCCGATTTTGAGAATTTGGAGCCCTGGGCCCAGAAACAAGGATGGTCCACTGAACCTCGGGAGTCGTTGGTTCGCCGTACCGAGGTGCAACAATTGCTGCAAAGAGAGGTGCAACGGCTGACTGCCGGTTTTGCCGCCTACGAGCAGCCGAAAAAGGTACTCGTGGCTGAAAAGGAATGGACGATCGAAGGCGGTGAACTCACCCCGACTCTGAAGGTGCGGGTGAAGGAAATCGAGAAGCGCTACCGGGAACTCATCGAGCGAGCTTACGCTGAAGAAACGCCGTCGAAAACCGAAAGGCCCAAGGTAGGCGTTTGAATGATTGACCATTCATTCAGCAGGTGGAAGGGGGAAGATGGATGACGTATTCTTTGGAGGGGAAAGTGGCGTTGGTTACGGGTGCCTCCCGGGGACTGGGTCGTGCGGATGCGCTCGCCCTGGCCCGTGCAGGCGCCGACGTGGTAATTACGGATATCCTTCTGGAAAGCGAAAATAACGAAGAAGTCGCCGAAAAATACGGGCCGATCAGCCAGGTGATGCAATCCACCGGGGTAGTGTATGCCGAAAAAACCGCCGAAGAGATCCGCAAAATGGGTCGGCGTTCCATGGCCATTCGCATGGATGTGACCAACCGGGAGCAAGTAGCGGAAGTGTTTCGTCTCGTAAAAGAGGAGATGGGAGGGATCCACATCCTCGTCAATAACGCAGGGACGCTGGATCACGTCTCCCAGATCGAAGACCAGAATGATGCCTTCTGGGAAAGGGACCTGAAGGTGAATCTAACCGGTGCCTACAACACCACTAAGGCTGTCTGGCCGATCATGAAGGAGCAAAAGTGGGGGCGCATCATCAACATGGCTTCCGTGGCCGGCACACTGGGTGGTTTTGGCCAGGCGAGCTACTCCGCTACCAAGGCAGGCATTTTGGGTTTCACCAAGAGCATGGCCTTGGAAGGGGCGCGGTATAACATCACGGTGAATGCCATCGTTCCAGGGATTATCAACACCGAAGCCTTTCAGATGATCAATCCCAAGATGAAGGAGCGAATGATCCAGCGCACCGCTTTCAAACGGCCGGGGGAACCGGAGGATATTGCGAATGCCATTTGTTTCCTGGCCTCGGATCACGCTCGCTACATCACTGGGATCGAACTGAACGTCTCCGGCGGAATCGAACTGTTCACTTTTTAGGAGGGATCGGGATGAAGCAGGACAAGGACGCCGTGATCCTGGATGCCGTCCGGACGCCGATGGGACGAAAAAAGGGAATGCTGAGCCGGACACGGCCTGATGAGATGGCGGCGCACGTATTGTCCGGCATCGTCGAACGAAACGGAATCGACCCGGGGGCGGTGGAGGATGTCAAAATGGGCTGTGTCACCCAGATTGGCGAACAGGGTTACAACATCGGCCGCCTCGCCGCTCTGATCGCCGGGTTTCCGGTGGAGGTGTGTGGCGTCAGTTCCAATCGGATGTGCGGTTCCAGTCTGGAGACATTGAATCAGGCCGCACACGAAGTAATGGCGGGGATGGGGGACCTGTTCATCGCTGCCGGGGTGGAAAGCATGAGCCGTGTTCCCATGGGGAGCGACGGAGGCAACTTCAGCGAAAAACTGACTGACCGGTATATGATCATTCCTCAGGGGTTTTCCGCAGAGATGATCGCCTCCCGTTGGGCTTTGTCCCGGGAGGAACTGGATGCGTTTTCCTATGAAAGTCACCAAAAAGCACTAAAGGCCAGACGGGAAGGGCGGTTTGACAACGAAATCCTGCCCATCGAGGTGGAGGATGAGAACGGAAACTTGCGACTGATGGAGATGGACGAGACTCCCCGGGAGGATACTGATCTGCAAAAGATGGCCACCTTGCAACCTTCATTTCAGACTGACGGTGTTGTCACCCCGGGTAACTCCAGCCAGATCTCTGACGGCGCAGCCGCGGTTCTCATCGCCTCCCGCAAAAAGGCGAAGGAGCTGGGCATCCGCCCCCGTGCCCGTATTGTAGCCACCGCCACTGCGGGCGTGGACCCGACGATCATGCTGACCGGTGTGATCCCAGCGACGGAGAAAGTGTTGAAAAAAGCGGGATTGCGGTTGGAGGACATCGATCTCTTCGAAGTGAATGAAGCTTTCGCCTCTGTGGTGCTGGCCTGGCAACGCGAAACCGGTGCCCCTTGGGAAAAAGTTAATGTCAACGGCGGGGCAATCGCCCTGGGCCACCCCCTGGGGGCCAGCGGAGCCCGGATCACGGCCACGTTGGTCAATGAAATGGAGCGACGGAAATCCCGTTTCGGCCTGATTACCATGTGCATCGGCTTTGGGATGGCCATCGCCACCATCCTGGAGCGGGAGGAGTGAGGGGCATGTGGAAACATTTTCTGGTAGAAACCAGAGATTTCGTCACCACGGTCACCATCAACCGCCCTCCCTATAACACCCTGAGTGTGGGCACGTTGGAGGAGTTGGGCCGGATTCTGGATGACCTTGAAGAGGATGAGGCGACACGGGTCATTCTCCTTACGGGGAGCGGAGATCGCGCATTTTCTGCCGGAGCAGACATGACGGAGTTCGGCCAGGCGGAAGGTGGTCCCGAGGCAGTCATCCGCAAAGTACACAATCTGTTCCTTCGCATCGAACACTTTCCGAAACCGATTATCGCTGTCCTCAACGGGTACGCGCTGGGCGGGGGATGCGAGCTGCAAATGGCCTGCCATCTGGCAGTAGCCTCGGATCAGGCCAAGCTGGGGCTCCCGG
Above is a genomic segment from Polycladomyces subterraneus containing:
- a CDS encoding AMP-dependent synthetase/ligase encodes the protein MKPKNLLDMVRRTVNSYPDKPALMYKSNGVYRGITYRQLWEQVRDTAAGLVRFGLRSGDKVALISENHPFWPVTDLAVASLGGVSVPVYPTLPPDQVAFILKNADCRMAVVEDEHQLEKVREGGVELTNIVVMKPGPSFTGEKGILSFDALLKEGAAHPLENWEEEWKKIDRDHLVTIIHTSGTTGRPKGVMLTHGNFLANMEGIHFWCLEVLPDDVFLSYLPLSHVFERLAGQFVPLSVGATIAYAESTDTIQENLLEVKPTVMTSVPRLFEKVYARVQEQVDAGTPLRRKIFDWAVRVGMERYEYYLRTPIDELLLGGGLPPKLKLRWKIADRLVYRKVKERLGGRIRGMVSGGAPLNPEIAQFFWAINLPVLEGYGMTETAPVIATNPMVRTKIGTVGKPLPNVEIRIADDGEVLVRGPNVMQGYYKNPEATKEQIRDGWLHTGDLGELDEDGYLKIIDRKKNLIILSTGKNLAPQPIENAINNSPYIAQSVLIGHGRKYVIALVVPDFENLEPWAQKQGWSTEPRESLVRRTEVQQLLQREVQRLTAGFAAYEQPKKVLVAEKEWTIEGGELTPTLKVRVKEIEKRYRELIERAYAEETPSKTERPKVGV
- a CDS encoding SDR family NAD(P)-dependent oxidoreductase, whose product is MTYSLEGKVALVTGASRGLGRADALALARAGADVVITDILLESENNEEVAEKYGPISQVMQSTGVVYAEKTAEEIRKMGRRSMAIRMDVTNREQVAEVFRLVKEEMGGIHILVNNAGTLDHVSQIEDQNDAFWERDLKVNLTGAYNTTKAVWPIMKEQKWGRIINMASVAGTLGGFGQASYSATKAGILGFTKSMALEGARYNITVNAIVPGIINTEAFQMINPKMKERMIQRTAFKRPGEPEDIANAICFLASDHARYITGIELNVSGGIELFTF
- a CDS encoding thiolase family protein, with product MKQDKDAVILDAVRTPMGRKKGMLSRTRPDEMAAHVLSGIVERNGIDPGAVEDVKMGCVTQIGEQGYNIGRLAALIAGFPVEVCGVSSNRMCGSSLETLNQAAHEVMAGMGDLFIAAGVESMSRVPMGSDGGNFSEKLTDRYMIIPQGFSAEMIASRWALSREELDAFSYESHQKALKARREGRFDNEILPIEVEDENGNLRLMEMDETPREDTDLQKMATLQPSFQTDGVVTPGNSSQISDGAAAVLIASRKKAKELGIRPRARIVATATAGVDPTIMLTGVIPATEKVLKKAGLRLEDIDLFEVNEAFASVVLAWQRETGAPWEKVNVNGGAIALGHPLGASGARITATLVNEMERRKSRFGLITMCIGFGMAIATILEREE
- a CDS encoding enoyl-CoA hydratase/isomerase family protein — translated: MWKHFLVETRDFVTTVTINRPPYNTLSVGTLEELGRILDDLEEDEATRVILLTGSGDRAFSAGADMTEFGQAEGGPEAVIRKVHNLFLRIEHFPKPIIAVLNGYALGGGCELQMACHLAVASDQAKLGLPEVKRGILPGYGGTQRMARLIGKRRALYYMLRGEHISAEEAKACGLINEIFPHDHLREKAFELAASMARGSAPLAMRGIIRAVGRGLEQSLEEGLALEIEEMLKVVVSEDAAEGIQAFFTKREPVFRGR